The following are encoded together in the Mesoterricola sediminis genome:
- a CDS encoding quinone-dependent dihydroorotate dehydrogenase, which translates to MKPAPDLYALLRPLIFKLNPETAHGLAFTAGAAAQRIPGVLGLLASACGRPDPGLAREVLGLRFPSPVGLAAGLDKGAELLPLWQALGFGFVEVGTVTPRPQPGNPKPRVFRLPEEQLILNRMGFNSEGAEVVARRLRSRPRNLIVGGNIGKNKETPEGQALADYAAAYRAVAPLVDYVALNVSSPNTPGLRRLQAPEALRPLLDGMLALRKEMGLEAQPLLVKLAPDLAPEELDATVDAVVESGVSGLIATNTTLDRTIVSETNRARVEALGMGGLSGRGLKIKAREIHRRVLRRIPRGLAFMACGGIGSGEDAAVALQDGASLVQIYSSLIFEGPLLVGRINRELAERTYYTN; encoded by the coding sequence ATGAAACCTGCCCCCGATCTGTACGCCCTCCTGCGGCCCCTGATCTTCAAGCTCAACCCGGAGACGGCCCATGGGCTGGCGTTCACGGCGGGCGCGGCGGCCCAGCGGATTCCCGGGGTCCTGGGCCTGCTGGCGTCAGCGTGCGGGCGGCCGGATCCCGGCCTGGCCCGGGAGGTGCTCGGGCTCCGCTTCCCCTCCCCCGTGGGCCTCGCCGCGGGCCTGGACAAGGGCGCCGAGCTGCTGCCCCTGTGGCAGGCCCTGGGCTTCGGCTTCGTGGAGGTGGGCACGGTGACGCCCCGCCCCCAGCCCGGCAACCCCAAGCCCCGCGTCTTCCGGCTCCCGGAGGAGCAGCTGATCCTGAACCGCATGGGCTTCAATTCCGAGGGGGCGGAGGTGGTGGCGCGGCGCCTGCGCAGCCGGCCCCGGAATCTCATCGTCGGCGGCAACATCGGCAAGAACAAGGAGACCCCCGAGGGGCAGGCCCTGGCCGACTACGCCGCCGCCTACCGCGCCGTCGCCCCCCTCGTGGACTACGTGGCGCTCAACGTGTCGAGCCCCAACACCCCGGGCCTGCGCCGCCTCCAGGCGCCGGAGGCCCTCCGGCCCCTCCTGGACGGGATGCTCGCGCTGCGGAAGGAGATGGGCCTCGAGGCCCAGCCCCTCCTGGTGAAGCTCGCGCCCGACCTGGCCCCCGAGGAGCTGGACGCCACCGTGGACGCGGTGGTCGAGAGCGGCGTCTCCGGCCTCATCGCCACCAACACCACCCTCGACCGGACCATCGTCTCCGAGACCAACCGCGCCCGGGTCGAGGCCCTGGGCATGGGCGGCCTCTCCGGCCGCGGCCTCAAGATCAAGGCCCGGGAGATCCACCGCCGCGTCCTCCGGCGCATCCCGCGCGGCCTGGCCTTCATGGCCTGCGGCGGCATCGGGAGCGGCGAGGACGCCGCCGTCGCCCTCCAGGACGGCGCCTCCCTGGTCCAGATCTACTCGTCCCTGATCTTCGAGGGCCCGCTCCTGGTGGGCCGCATCAACCGCGAGCTGGCGGAGCGGACCTACTACACCAACTGA
- a CDS encoding NAD(P)/FAD-dependent oxidoreductase, whose protein sequence is MRYLITNLPLALGDEKRPLAELLTALFGGGPGEYRDPVLERLSLDARHKGAIRFLAALSFTTARRLDGIELPKGAQVAPAPASPAWEVARVARPPRVVVVGSGPAGTFCALRLLDYGIEPIVLERGAPMSERVRAVAGLWSGGPLDLDANAQFGEGGAGTFSDGKLTTRIGHPAIRFVLETFVQHGANPRILHLAKPHVGTDVIRKCSVLIRKAAEARGARFRFRARLADLRFRDGAVSAAVLADGEEIPCDALVLAPGHSARDTFEMLHRHGVAMRQKAFAMGVRVEHPQDLIDRSQYGPSQGHPSLAPADYKVVCNFSTARAAYSFCMCPGGEVIQCASEEGGVVVNGMSNARRDSGFANSGLVAKVNTADFGSDHLLAGMYFQRRWEQAAYRAAGETYGAPAMSVQDFLAGKATGRLPATSFRPRAVPSDLALCLPDFIQEQLRGAIPDFDRKIRGFASRQALLLAIESRTSSPVQLLRAENGESASHPGLYPCGEGAGFAGGITSAAVDGIRVAEWIARKAGAPVFAPFERNVKAGDYATEY, encoded by the coding sequence ATGCGATACCTGATCACGAACCTCCCCCTGGCCCTCGGAGACGAGAAGCGGCCCCTGGCGGAACTCCTCACAGCCCTCTTCGGGGGCGGCCCCGGGGAGTACCGGGACCCCGTCCTGGAGCGCCTCAGCCTGGACGCGCGCCACAAGGGCGCCATCCGGTTCCTGGCCGCCCTCTCCTTCACGACGGCGCGCCGCCTGGACGGGATCGAGCTGCCCAAGGGCGCCCAGGTGGCGCCGGCGCCGGCCTCCCCCGCCTGGGAGGTGGCGCGGGTGGCCCGGCCCCCCCGGGTGGTGGTGGTCGGCAGCGGCCCCGCCGGCACCTTCTGCGCCCTGCGCCTGCTGGACTACGGCATCGAGCCCATCGTCCTGGAGCGGGGCGCGCCCATGTCCGAACGGGTGCGCGCGGTGGCGGGGCTCTGGTCGGGCGGGCCCCTCGACCTGGACGCCAACGCCCAGTTCGGCGAGGGCGGCGCGGGCACCTTCTCCGACGGCAAGCTCACCACCCGCATCGGCCATCCCGCCATCCGATTCGTCCTGGAGACCTTCGTCCAGCACGGCGCGAACCCCCGGATCCTCCACCTGGCCAAGCCCCACGTGGGCACGGACGTGATCCGCAAGTGTTCGGTGCTGATCCGCAAGGCCGCCGAGGCCCGGGGGGCCCGGTTCCGCTTCCGGGCGCGCCTCGCCGACCTCCGGTTCCGGGACGGGGCCGTTTCCGCCGCCGTCCTCGCGGACGGGGAGGAGATCCCCTGCGACGCCCTCGTGCTGGCGCCGGGGCACAGCGCCCGCGACACCTTCGAGATGCTGCACCGCCACGGCGTGGCCATGCGCCAGAAGGCCTTCGCCATGGGCGTGCGCGTGGAGCATCCCCAGGATCTCATCGACCGGAGCCAGTACGGGCCCTCCCAGGGCCACCCCAGCCTGGCCCCCGCGGACTACAAGGTGGTCTGCAACTTCAGCACCGCCCGGGCCGCCTACAGCTTCTGCATGTGCCCCGGCGGCGAGGTCATCCAGTGCGCCTCGGAGGAGGGGGGCGTCGTCGTCAACGGCATGAGCAACGCGCGGCGGGATTCCGGCTTCGCCAACTCGGGCCTGGTGGCCAAGGTCAACACGGCGGACTTCGGGTCGGACCACCTGCTGGCCGGCATGTACTTCCAGCGCCGTTGGGAACAGGCCGCCTACCGCGCCGCCGGCGAGACCTACGGCGCCCCCGCCATGTCCGTGCAGGACTTCCTGGCGGGGAAGGCCACGGGCCGCCTTCCGGCCACCAGCTTCCGCCCCCGGGCCGTGCCTTCGGACCTGGCCCTCTGCCTTCCGGACTTCATCCAGGAGCAGCTGCGCGGCGCCATCCCCGACTTCGACCGCAAGATCCGCGGGTTCGCGAGCCGCCAGGCCCTCCTGCTGGCCATCGAGAGCCGCACCAGCAGCCCCGTCCAGCTCCTGCGGGCCGAGAACGGCGAGAGCGCCAGCCACCCCGGCCTCTACCCCTGCGGCGAGGGGGCCGGCTTCGCCGGCGGCATCACGAGCGCCGCCGTGGACGGCATCCGGGTCGCCGAATGGATCGCCCGCAAGGCCGGGGCCCCGGTCTTCGCGCCCTTCGAGCGGAACGTGAAGGCCGGGGACTACGCCACGGAATACTGA